Part of the Drosophila santomea strain STO CAGO 1482 chromosome 2L, Prin_Dsan_1.1, whole genome shotgun sequence genome is shown below.
CGATGTTTGACTAGGCGTCGACATTCTGGGTGTTTATTATCCGAGAGGATGGTTATTCTATTTATTCAACCAACTGCCTCGAATACTCGTACATGTGTACTGAGGCACTGTGGGTAAACAGGAGCTACGTTGCAACAGATTTCAGGTAGGTTATTATCATTTTGCTAAGCATGTTAAAAAGCATTTCAACACGAGTAGAAGGCTTCTATTAAGCAcacataaaatgtaaatgctTAGATAACTGCGTTTAAGAGAATTGAAAAAATGAATGTGCCAAGATCTGAGCTTATGATTTATGTACTGCACAATCAAGATCAACCCTATTAACCATAGAAACAGCAGAGGTTAAAGCGTGTTGCAGACCTTGAAGTCGACTGGCCAAAATAATACCCACATGCCACATTTGGTGGCTGTGTGTCTTTCCACCTGCGGAACGGCGGACAATGTTGCAGGTCAAAACGATTCGAGCGCCAACGGATTGGAACCGCGGTGTCAGCCACTTTGCAACTCGTTTGTTGCCCCTCGATGATCCGTGGACATAAGCCGCCGCCACGTTAGCGGTTTCGAATATATCTAAAAATctatatatgtgcatatatcTTTGTATCTAGCAGGTTGCATGCGGCCGCCTGTCGCTGATTaacatcgccatcgtcatcgccatcgccactCGTGTCTGTTCCGCAGATAAGGCGCTGCCTCCAAGACACGGCCCCTCTCGATCAGTCCAATGGATATATccatatgtacgagtatatccACGCCACAGCAAACCGGCATCGATGCCACAAATCATTGCCAAACATGATTTCTTATTATGGCCGGCTAAGGTGTGGCTGGAATTCGTGTTTGCCTTTTAGCTTAGACTTGTTATTTCTGATTTAAGTGCTTGTaactttaattataattaattagcCGCTTATATATGTGTGCAGCTTGATTTATCCCGCAGGATGCTAGCAGCTAACAGGTGAAATCTTCTCCCAGATACTATAATATCATGCTATGCAACACTGCTTGTAAGCCCACTCGCTTTTTTGTCATTTACTTGTGGGACCTCAATTAATATTTCGAATGGAAAGTTAATCAAATTCCGATGATGCATGTTCCAGCGCCATCTGACATATTGCCATGCGCTCAAGTAAATATATCAATTTCGATGATAATCCAAACGTGAAAGCTTCCTGCtgagatatatatgtatatgtctATATGTATGCacgaatatatatagttttccGTCGCCCACATGGAGTGGGCCTCCGCTCATTAGCTGCTGCATTCGGAGATGCTGAACAAGCcacttaatttaaatttaaatgtttactTCTCGCTATGCGTGTGTGTTGCGTGTTGCGTGTTGTGTGGGGCCGAGTATTTTGTCTGCGTTGCTTTTAGTGTTCCTACACCCTCCTCGGCCAATGCATCACTCCTTCAgtgcactgcaaaaatatAAGGCAAggaattttaaatgttaattatatatgttaattaatattcctaatatttccatttcattgCTAACTAATAGCTAGTACATACACTACAAACACTACATACACTACATACTACTACAAATCTTGGCTAGGCTCTTGACCGCTTCTGATATTCCATTACCAGATTCTAGCACAATGTGGAGTGAAGATAGATTTGACTAGGGAAttatttcgctcagtgcatcGTCCGCTCTGTGTCACGACAGGGCAAGATTTATTTTCGGTATTCCATGGGCGACTAAAATGCGCTGTCAGCGCAGCAGTTGCTGCCATACTTCGCCGTCGCCGTCTCCGTCTCCGGCAATGGCCATGGCTTCGGCTTCAACTTGGCCATAGAGATACATTAGCTGATGGTGGTCCGGGTCCGGATCCGGACGAAGGGGACCCACAGAGCGATCGTTCCCCCTCATTGCACTTGACACCCGAAATTGATGCGCCACTGCGCCCAAGCAGGGCCACATTAATTAGGCAAAATATTGACACGCTGACGTGTGGTGTTGGCTATTGATTAACGCGTCTGTTGGATGGGGTCGGTTTTATTGGATTATTTTTAGTGGGATTGCGTGGGGATTGGTTTGGCTTAGTTTGGATCTTCACTTGTGTTTCTTctgtgtggttgtgtgtggtTCTGGTGTGGTTCTGTGTGGTGTGGTTGGCTATTGAAAAGGCCTAGTAGATGGGCTTCCTCTTCGGTGGCAGGTGGCTGGGAATGGTACCAATAGGAGAGTGCTTGCCTGGATTTTTCTTTGTCTTATTGCAGCCATGGAAAGGACGAAGGAGGCGAATGATCAATTGCATAAAGGCACCCCAACGCGCATGACCTATGATTTGGATGACGCTTTGGATTAACCTGCATGGGACTGCTCCTTTTGTGCTCTTCTGTTGCTCTTACCATAGCCCTGGGAATGGCTTTTCCACTTGGCATCCTTGGGGCTGAAGACCTCTTCCTTCTTTTCCACTGTCTCCGAACAGGTGACCACATTCGAGAGCAGCGATGGAGATTTCTTCACCTTCGGTACTCTTACCACCTGAGGACTGCGTTCTGGTGCCACGTACGACACCTCAACGATGCCAGAGTTGGTCTTCAACGGAGGACGATCCTCGGAGCTCATGCCATTGGCGCTGGCGAAGCGGGCACAACTCTCCGTGGACTTCTTGAGCAGGAACCAGGATTGCTGCAGAACGTTGCCCTCTTCGATGAGTTTCTCGTAGCCATTCAGAATGCGGCGCACATCCACGTTGATCAGTTCCTCGGGGACCTCGGGCAGATCTTCCAACTCCTGTAAAGAAATACATAATATAgttttaaacattattttacACTTCTCGATCGACTGGAGTTCATTACagattttaaaacaatttgaagCCCGTAACCACTTTCAGCATTTCAATAAAACATGGTTGCgctatatacaatttatttaaatatttcttaagtTTATTACGCTGAAAGACATTCCAGGCTTGAATCCAAAAATGTTGGTCAATATAAATCGTGTCCTAATAAAAATGgtttgaaatttttgaaatgaCGAAAGTAACACTTAAATGAACTACTTGTCGGTTAAATTTTGCTATGAACGTCGTTTAAGGTAATGAGATTTAATCGTAGTTACTGTCATTATAATGCAAACCTACCTGAGAGTTCTTGCGCAGATCTTCGAAGCGCTGGATCATCTGCTTGATATTAAGATTGCCCTTGGATCCCTTGGTGATCCCGGCACCCACGCCCGCTGAAGGATTGACAGTCACATTTGCCTCCGTCGAACCGGTAGAGTCTGGAATCTCGGAGTCCGAGGCATCCATGCTGGAGGAGCTCATCCGGCTGAGTATCTTGGCCGTCTGCTCCATGAAGGACGCCTGGCGATCGCGCAGCTCCTGGAGTCGCATCTTCAGCTCGTCGAGGTAAGCCAGCTGGCGGGGAGTGGGCTGCCTGGTTGCCATTGTCAATTTTGCGATGCCACTTTTAGATTCTGTCGAACATGTGAGTGCTTCCCAAAATGCTTAAGTttttgggtgtttttttttgggctatGGATATTTGTGTGGGGCTTGTCGGACCTAATGTCTCCAAATGAGGATGTCAGTGCTGAATGCTATGACTGCAAGGAGACTGACTACTCAGTTGCCGGCTTTCTCGGCCAAGCTTTGACACCCGGGAAAGTATGCCATTTTCCTGGTGAGCCATCACCTTTCAACCTTtctaaatattatttaaagaCAAAGACCGCAGTAGATACATCACTTTATTAAAACAGGCTGAAACTATTTAAAGAGCATCGGTAAGTCGTACTCCACAGCTGTTCCCGCCTTTGGACATGGCCTATTACTCGCCATTTTTATGAGTCCCAAATTGAGATATCGCCTGCAATTCTGGCCGAGCTAACTAAGTTGTAACTGCCCGCCGCCGCACGAAACCGATCCCTCCCCCAACTTTCATTCGCCTGTGGTGGAACAATGGAGCGATGTGGCAAGGACAGTGGGCGCGGGGCAGTGGGGCAGAGGGGCAGAGGGGCAACTGCTGATACACCTATATATCTTTGGATTAGCCTCTTACTTGACTCACCTTTTGCGATGCTGCGGGTGGTTGGGGCTAGTTTGGAATTTCACGAAGGAAAACGTGCCGCTGCCAACGGCTGACGCCTACAATGAAGAAAAGGGGGCGTGTCGGCCACTCTGTGACTCTCGCAGACTGCTGTTGATTTCCCCCGGAGGTGGATACCACCCCCCCCCGAGCATCCACCCCTTGCCAGAGAGTGTGCAATTgttgttttcatattttaatgcCTTTTTGAGTTGGTAGGCGTGCCACGACACGATTCTTCTTGCCGATAAGCTGTTATTTTTATGGGCCCCCGCCGAATCGGATCGACTTGAAGTGGAGTTGGTGGTCGGTGGTGCAGGGTGGTGCAGGGTGGTGCCGGGTGGTGCCCGGTGGTGCGCCGTGGTGTGCGGTGTGGGCTGGCTGCCGACTTAAAGAAGTTAAAATTATTACACCGCAATTGTCTTGATCGTTGATTTATGTGCGCTTTTGTTGTCGGCTCTCTGGGCCCGCGGCTTGGGTTTTCTCgctttttattactttttgaagttgccagttggccaagAGGCAAATTTGTGTGGCTGTTGATATTTATTGGGCATGGTCCGGGCATTGGCATCAATTGTGTATGCAACATGGGAAGTTGATTATGCCTCTCATTAGCCACCGTATTTTTTCGTTGTGCACGAAGTGGCgacatttccattcccatgGAAATGCAGTGGCCCCTTTTCAGTTAATCTTccatattttgttattaacgCAAAAAGCGCAGAGGATTTTacattaaattttgtaatggtAAAAATGCTACGGGTATGATAGAATAATAATGTTGATTTATTTCTGTGAGATCTATTAATGTATACTTGAACTAAAACAGAGGTTTGAATCCTGCCACATCCACAACCATTTCATATCGAATAAGCTAATGGTTCTTTTTGGCAACTTGTGGCATTCTCTAATTGAGTTCTTGATTCGGCGGCTCCACTTCCTCCTCAGCGTTTTTCGGTGAATGTCTGGCCAGTGTCATAATCTCATCGCCTCCTCCGGACCAAGACCAACCCAACCCAATGCGATCCCATCCGATCCGAGTCCCATTGTGCGACTCTGGCGCGATTAAAGCCAaccgcattcgcattcgcagcCGCCTCCAATTGCCTGCAAACTTAATGATTTCATCTTTCattgaattcaaatttgtttcccCATCGGGCCCCCACGATGTCCGAGTGCGATTTGCAGCTGTGCAGGGAGCACGACGTTCGACATTCGATGTTCGATGTTGGGGCTCTGGCAAAatgttcagtgttcagtgtttGGGGCTGCCGAATGTGGGCGTGCCCCCATCATACGCCCCTGGAGTTATTGTCGTTGCCGTTCTGCACTGTTGATAGCCAAACGCGGCGAACTCCGCTGGCCGAGCCTCGAAAAATAacgaatttattatttatttcaccTGACAGCCCCGGCAACAGACTCTATAAATTTCCCTAGCCAATCcacttcactccactccagTCCACTCCAATCTCCACTCCGGCCCGGAATCATATTTATGGCCCCATCTGTATCTTTCTGGCGATGCGCATatgaaaacgaaattattGATAAGGCTGGCATAGCTCCATATGTGCGAGCATGTACTTAcacatatacgagtatgtatgcCCTTTGTTGCACAGCTCTGATTGAAATACCGCTTTCGTCTGGCAATGCAACAGCTTCATTTGGACAACCagtgaataaaaaaaaaaagacagaaAAGATACAAGGAGAAACAAGGAGAAACCGAAAGGTGGAAatcagctgcagcaacaaagTTTATTGgcaacacacaacacacagcacacaacacacaacgCGCAAGGAGGTAAGAATAATAAAACCTTAACCCAATATCCTGCTTATGGTCATAATTTTAATGCTGCTTCCAGCGAAGAAACCAAAAAACTGCAGATCGACCGCCTGGGCTCAGCTTATAGCAGTTGCTCCAGGTCCAGgtccaactccaactccagctccagctccaagtCCAGATGCAGATGGAGGACCAAGTCCGGGGAACTTTCCCTCGAAGCCGCAACGTGCCGCGTATTTCATTATGAATTGCTCTTAACGATGTTCCATTTTTCATGAGCGCATTCATAAACCTTTTTCTCATTTTCGACTTGAAGCGGATTGTTGTTTGCATCTCGCCGTTGCCGTTCAAGTTGCCGTTGCTGGAACAGAGGAGATTCTGTCTGGCGGTTTGGCGGCTTGACTGCCGCCAGCACTCCTCCTCCGCTCAAGTTAGCAAGTGAATGAATAATTGCACCAAGGTGTTGTAAGGAGAGCTCTGCTTTCCGCAGTCCTGTTCCGCACAGTGGTTGTGATGTACATGATGAAAATTCAAAAGTAAGAACTCTTATTTAGATGCTTTCCCTTTTCTATATATCAACTTGGAATAAGTTGACATTACTTATTATTACTTGCATTACTTTATTCACAATTAATTGCTACATTATTTAGTGTATTTTCACACTTTTTATACCTaacatataattaaatgtatatgaATTATTAAGATGCTTAAATGCAACTCAATCATTTTTTAGTGGTAGTAGTAGTCATGACTACCAATTTTTTTGGGCATTTATAGCgacattttataatttttttttaattgcctaTCTATTAATAGATATGAGTAGTGAAAATACGTgttctatttttttctttcattttttgatTGACAATACgctgaaaaacattttaactAGCTGCGGTAGGAGTCATTTTTCAAATGCCAGTTAGAGGCCCCTAGGGAGACTTCAAGCCCTTCCAATGCCCCATGTTTCCGCTTCCTCCATTTCTTTCCGTTTTGGCGAAAACCAATTGCCTTTTACAATTCCGCGGCTCTGTGGCCGAGAGTCTTGGGACCTGAGCTACACTGAAGATAAGATTTGTGTGTATTTCACTTTAACCCTTTAATGCTGGCAACTCCAAAAACAGATATAAAgctttttaaaacttttgtaaAGTCAAGTTTCATTCATTTTTGGTAGGATTGAGCTCAGTTAAGGAATTTCTTGAGGGATGTAGattacttaaaattttttgcAGTGTAAGGAAGGGTTTCCGCGGACCATATCGGCTCGGGCTGCTGTCAAAGGCGCAGCGGGCAGTCGTAAAATCGCGGCAAACACAATTGAAAAACGAGCGGGCCGTGGGAGCGAGATAGGGAGATGGGGAGATGGGGCTAGGAGGTGCAAGTGGGAGCGGGGGATATGGGTGAGTGAAGGAGTGCGGCGGCAAACACTCCACACTTGTCAGCAGCGGCCTTAGTCGATCCAAGCCCCTCTGCCAGCCACCCCCCGCGACGGCCCAGAGCCGCGCTTATGCccacaaatcataaattgcCGCCTTAAAATTTATCTTCAATTTTCGAGACCCCATGTGGTGCTTAGCGAATGgtgttttgaaatttattgctGCATTTGCAATAAATATTGTCAGTGGGGATTGGGGCAACAGAGGAAGCGAGATGGGGGAGTGCTGGTTGGAGCGGGATGGCCATAATGGCGGCGTTTGCTTGCTTTTTGCATGATTGCCGCTGTAACGCCTCCCCGCCCTCCCCCTCTCCCTCCTTTTTTGGCCACACTCCGCCCCTGAAAGTCCACCCATTCAGTTGGTGGttcctcctcgtcgtcgtcgtccccggattgtttattgttttcgtGCATATTAATGCACGCTGATTGCGGGCCATGGTTAgctgaaagctgaaagctgaaaGAGGAAGAGGGGTCGTTCAGCCGCAGGGGCAGTCCCCCGCGTGGCAGTTAGCAGCTGCCGTGCTGTGTCCTTTTCCGCCAAAAATACCTCCAACACCCCACCCACCCGTGATTGTTAATTTACAGCGCGAGAAATTGATTGCCATTTTGTTAAGATAGTGTGTGCCAATTGGGAATTGCGGGGCCATTCGGGGGGGAAATGTTCCGCAGGGGTGTGCCCTTTTATATTTGCTGGTTAATTGGGGTGTCTTTTATACCAACATAATATTTATCGCCTCGCATCGGGAGTGGCGCTTTAATGGAATCATCAAGATAAGAGGCTGTGATAGCTCAGAAACAAGATGATGCGGTAGAGTAGATTAGTAATCTGAACTAGTAAGCTGAAAGCTAAGAAGaatagtatttattttagtagCATATATAGCAGCATATAGTAGCATATACTAGCATATATATACTATTGTAGGTAATGCTATAAGTTTCTTTAGCTTACAAGTAAagatcaaaatattttatttgaataactttttacatttcatttttttctatttttgtaaTCCCTATTACCGTAGGAGCTCGCATAAGCTAAGCTAACTGCCAAAATGCAATCCGAGTATCATTTGGTCACATTTGCAGCAACGCCATGCCAGATActttttgtactttttatCTGCACTCTCGCTGAGCCCACTGAGCACACAGTAAATGAAAGTAAGCCCGGAAAGCTTCGACGACTCGTTGGACGTCAGGCGGCATTGGCAGACCCATCAATCAATTCGCAGAGAGCCCAGACACGGACACTCGAATCGTAAGCCCCGTAAAACTCGTAACTCGTAACTCGTAACTGGTAACTCGGCGCTGCCTACAAAGTCCGAAAGAATGGAACAACTTTCCCCACTGCCCCTGCGCTTTCGGTTGCCACAATTTGTTTGCACTGCTGTCAGGCGTCGATGACTCTTCGTCTTCCTCCGACTCCTTTCCCTTCCCTCTGAGTTACCTTGTAAAAATACGTACACCGAGAAAAAACTGGAACAACCCAAAATATTACAAAGAATGGGAGGGCTTTTGCTGGCAATATTGGTTATGTTTTTCTCaatgtcataaatattttgttcaaGCCATGTCCTTGCATTTTGATAAGCAATAAAGTGCGAAAGCAAAGTTCTCAGTGGCGTAACAGTCAGGCGAGGCACAAAACCCATCGATTCGAGCATGTGACACGCATCAGGCAGGGCTCATCAATCTCCTGTCGGTCCaaacaaaatatgcaatatGTTCACATTGCGGTAGGGAGAAACCTCAACACGAAAGGCGGGCATCGATAGCACGGGGATCGGGCTTGGATCGGGTTTGCGAGGGAGCGGCAAAAGTGAGatataaaaacgaaaattaGAACTCTGCCGAATTCCGAACCCCTTCATGTTACTGCGGCCTAACCGCATTCAGTAAATATTGTACGGGCGAAACGCGGCGAGGGGGGAGAAAAAAATTAGAGAGTATGTGTTGACAGCAGTCATCAATCAAGTGACACAACTTTTGACATGTCAAACGAACGAGTGAGCGCATAAATTACAATGGCAGCCACCATTTATACGACCCCGAAAGTTACAGAACCGCCGAGATAGTGACTGTAGGCCTCCAGTAGCCGACGAATGGGTAAACATGCCGGCAATTGGAAAACCGATTTCATCAGTGGAATGGGGAAGGGGATGGGGCAGTGCGGCGTGTTAAATGTCATTACACTTATCGATAAGATTGATAAGTGTAAACGGTTTTGCGTGTCGCTGCCTTTTCTGAGTCATCTGCTGCACAACAGAAGCGCCGCACTTAATCACTCCGCAAGTAACTCCCAGACTCGGATACCCAGATTCCCGTACTCGCACTCACACCTCAACGTAAGCCATCAGTTTGCAGCCAGACAATCTGTCAAACAGTCACGCTGACAGGCATTTCCACTTAAAACAATGCCAAATAGCAACAGCTGCGGAAAAACTCCTCATTTCACTCTTCACACTACGCTGTAATTTATCCAGCTTCGACTTTGCGATGTGGGAAAGTTGCCGAGCCGCCGAGAAATTTAAGATTGTGTTTATCAGCCAGAGAGTACTCAACTCGTTAGTTTCGAAGCCGATTCAAGCCGATTGAGTTTATTACCACATTACGAGGCGATTATATAAGAGAATAATCACGAGGTTTTTCctgaaaaagtttaaaaagtttaaacgATTCAACTGATACTTTCAGAAAACGCCCAGAAAATAATCCTTCGAGCTTGGCATATGTTCATACCACCTAACAAAAAGGATATATATATCGTATGAAATATGGGCTTTATAGACTTTTTTGATCACCGCTTTACCAACTCAAGGCAATCTGTTTTGGATAATATgcataataaaatcaaaagttgGCAGCAGTTCGGAGTTggtttttcacttttcgcgCAGTTTCCGGCGTGACAGATTTTACGTTTCGCTGAagcgagtgcgagtgtgagCCTCTCGATGGGTgttcggtgtgtgtgtgcgtggtgtgtgtggtgtgtgtggtgtgtgcgCCGCTGGCAGTGACAAATCCTTTAGCGTTATTTGCGCATGTCGACACTTTGACAGGCGCCGACACATGCGAGTCGCTCCACGTACGCAGTCGGCCAAAGCCCCTATCATATTTCTTGGGGTCTCAGTGGATTCTCTTTGTTGCCGTCGCTTCCTGTCTGCCCAGCTTGCggcaaagtttttaataaatttgcgtcgttttcgttgtttttcaatttttcggTTGCTTTTTCTGCCGGCTTGCGGGTGAGCATGGTGAGCGAAATCCACcgaaaacatttatttcaattttcaccCCACCTTCCACCATGTCGGACAGGCAGCGCAACATGAGAAAGGAAAATTGCTGCTGCCAGAGTACTTTACAAATTTGTTTCCGTCTCAAGCGAGGAGCGTTGACAGCTGTCAGTGGAGCTGGCTCTTGAGCCGAAGCCGAAAAATATTGACAGTTATCGTACGTCACATGCAAATCAAGTCGGACGCGGTGCAGTCGTGCGATATGTTCCTCACCAAATTGCAGAATGTTTGTCTTTCTCGGCTCTACAAGTTGATTCCGCCAGACAGCAGTACACAGCTACAAATCTTGCCCAGCAAGgtggaaaatttaattcaacTATATGGTCTTAAAACACACTTATTTAAAATGAGATATTTCGTTTTTAGACGATTTTCCATTGCTTAGGTTTGAGATATTTCGTTTTAAGACGATACCATTGCAATCAACCGTATCCAAGCGTATTTTTAGAAACCCCAACTGCGAAATGAAACCCAAAGTAAATTCGagaaatttgcgaaaaattcaAAGTTTGCCACACAAAACGCAGCGAAACGAAGCGAATTGAATTGTGAAAATCCTTTGCAATTAAGAACTGTCAACGGTCTTTTGTACACACAACATTCTTCGAATTGTTTGCGAATTCCCCAGCACTCATTTGATTTACGATTCACTTCGCCGCGTTGAAAGTAATTTGGCGCTCGATTTTCCTTTCCGAATTTCCCTGCCGCCCATGCCATTTCGCCTCGACTCTCGTTCGCCAGGCTGTTTGTTGGCTGTCTGGGGACTGACATGTTGGCATCTCTTTGTAATTGATTAGCCAGCGGGGTTATTCACTGACACTGCATGTCGAATCCAATGAGAACAGTCTCCGTTCCTCGGGGGAGATCACCTCGAGACTCGAGAGTTTTCTGGGCGTGAGTCTGCCGCCTGTGATTGATGGGAATGATCGCGAAAATCAATTGATCAGGCAACACTTTTATGAACCCGCCGAGGTCATGAATCATTTGGAAATCAATTTGCAGACAAGATTGAAGGCTTATATACATGTATTGTACAAGTGAAATATGTGTGTTCTATGAGATCACATGCATTTTAATACCTTGCCTGCGATCTTTAACTGTTTGTAGAAGCTTGACGAACAACTTCTATTCTGTTAGATTTTATCTGGCAAATATGTTGAGTAAATAACTGAACAATTGCCATGTTTGCATTGGAGTTATGTGGAAGTTAACCCTCATCCGTTGCCTTATCTCCCCCAATGTTGATGTTAGATTGTCGCATTCCGTTCACGGGCTGATCGATGGGCCCATAAAGCTGCCAAAGTGTAATTCCAGTAGGCGCCGCAGTTCAGAGTGGGCGACTGCACTTAACTATAGGAGTATGCAGTATCTATAAATCCCAGGCGACCATGTTTATCGTG
Proteins encoded:
- the LOC120458921 gene encoding uncharacterized protein LOC120458921 isoform X2, coding for MATRQPTPRQLAYLDELKMRLQELRDRQASFMEQTAKILSRMSSSSMDASDSEIPDSTGSTEANVTVNPSAGVGAGITKGSKGNLNIKQMIQRFEDLRKNSQELEDLPEVPEELINVDVRRILNGYEKLIEEGNVLQQSWFLLKKSTESCARFASANGMSSEDRPPLKTNSGIVEVSYVAPERSPQVVRVPKVKKSPSLLSNVVTCSETVEKKEEVFSPKDAKWKSHSQGYASSKS
- the LOC120458921 gene encoding uncharacterized protein LOC120458921 isoform X1 — its product is MATRQPTPRQLAYLDELKMRLQELRDRQASFMEQTAKILSRMSSSSMDASDSEIPDSTGSTEANVTVNPSAGVGAGITKGSKGNLNIKQMIQRFEDLRKNSQELEDLPEVPEELINVDVRRILNGYEKLIEEGNVLQQSWFLLKKSTESCARFASANGMSSEDRPPLKTNSGIVEVSYVAPERSPQVVRVPKVKKSPSLLSNVVTCSETVEKKEEVFSPKDAKWKSHSQGYGHARWGAFMQLIIRLLRPFHGCNKTKKNPGKHSPIGTIPSHLPPKRKPIY
- the LOC120458921 gene encoding uncharacterized protein LOC120458921 isoform X3, whose product is MATRQPTPRQLAYLDELKMRLQELRDRQASFMEQTAKILSRMSSSSMDASDSEIPDSTGSTEANVTVNPSAGVGAGITKGSKGNLNIKQMIQRFEDLRKNSQQNLTDK